One region of Sus scrofa isolate TJ Tabasco breed Duroc chromosome 3, Sscrofa11.1, whole genome shotgun sequence genomic DNA includes:
- the TMEM214 gene encoding transmembrane protein 214 isoform X2, translated as MAAKTAGGGRWEVVKKGRRPGAGGSGKGGGGDRRALGEANGVWKYDLTPPIQTTSTLYERGFEKIMKRQNKEQVPPPAVEPKKPATKKQTKKGATVTNQNQKQGRFRSLEEALKALDVAALQKELDKSQSVFSENPSVWLKDLASYLNYKLQTPTSEPTLSQHTHDYPYSLVSRELRGIIRGLLAKAAGSLELFFDHCLFTMLQELDKTPGESLHGYRICIQAILQDKPKIATTNLGKFLELLRSHQSRPAKCLTIMWALGQAGFANLTEGLKVWLRIMMPVLGIRSLSPFAIAYLDRLLLMHPNLTKGFGMIGPKDFFPLLDFAYMPNNSLTPSLQEQLCRLYPRLKVLAFGAKPESTLHTYFPSFLSRATPGCPPEMKKELLSSLTECLTVDPLSTSVWRQLYPKHLPQSSLLLEHLLKSWERIPKKTQKSLQETTQSFKLTNQDLLRKGIDSNQDAIACDTACTSLLQQARGFRLPWARLLMLVLVFAVGFLCHDLRSHSSFQASLSGRLLQSSGFLPAGQQACTKIYSYSLQGYSWLQESLPAWGSHLLTTARPSLQLAWAHTNATVRFLSAHCASHLAWLGDSLTSLSQRIQLPDALNQLLHSLRELLLFLYQNVLLPMWHLLLEALARAQEHCHEACRGEVTWDCVKTQLSKAAHWTWLCLQDVTVAFLDWALAMISQQ; from the exons ATGGCGGCCAAGACGGCGGGTGGGGGGCGCTGGGAGGTGGTGAAGAAGGGGCGGCGGCCTGGGGCCGGCGGCAGTGGTAAAGGCGGCGGAGGGGACCGCCGGGCGCTCGGGGAGGCGAACGGAGTGTGGAAGTACGACCTGACCC CTCCAATCCAGACGACAAGCACCCTGTATGAGCGGGGCTTTGAGAAAATCATGAAACGGCAGAATAAGGAGCAGGTTCCACCCCCTGCTGTGGAGCCTAAGAAACCGGCCACCAAGAAGCAGACTAAGAAGGGAGCAACCGTCACCAACCAGAACCAGAAGCAGGGCCGCTTTCGCAGCCTGGAGGAGGCGCTGAAAGCT CTGGATGTGGCAGCTCTGCAGAAGGAACTGGACAAGAGCCAGAGCGTGTTCTCTGAGAACCCGTCCGTGTGGTTGAAGGACCTGGCCAGCTATCTCAACTACAAGCTCCAAACGCCCACAAGTGAACCTACCCTAAGCCAGCATACTCACG ATTATCCCTACAGCCTGGTGAGCCGGGAGCTGCGTGGGATCATCCGAGGGCTACTGGCGAAGGCAGCGGGGTCCCTGGAGCTCTTTTTCGATCACTGTCTGTTCACCATGCTGCAAGAGCTGGATAAGACGCCAG GTGAGTCACTGCATGGTTACCGCATCTGTATCCAGGCCATTTTGCAAGACAAGCCTAAGATTGCCACCACGAATCTGGGCaag TTCCTGGAACTGCTAAGGTCCCACCAGAGCCGACCAGCCAAGTGTCTGACCATCATGTGGGCCCTGGGTCAAGCAGGTTTCGCCAACCTCACCGAAGGACTGAAAG TGTGGCTGCGGATCATGATGCCTGTGCTGGGCATCAGGTCCCTGTCTCCCTTCGCCATCGCCTACCTGGATCGCCTGCTCCT GATGCACCCCAACCTCACCAAGGGCTTTGGTATGATTGGCCCCAAGGACTTCTTCCCGCTTCTGGACTTTGCCTATATGCCCAACAACTCCCTGACTCCCAG cctgcaggagcagctctgtCGGCTCTACCCACGACTGAAGGTGCTGGCATTTGGGGCAAAGCCGGAATCCACCCTGCATACCTActtcccctccttcctgtccAGAGCCACCCCTGGCTGCCCTCCGGAGATGAAGAAAGAG CTCCTGAGCAGCCTGACCGAGTGCCTGACGGTGGACCCCCTCAGCACCAGCGTCTGGAGGCAGCTGTACCCCAAGCACCTGCCACAGTCCag CCTGCTGCTCGAGCACTTGCTCAAGTCCTGGGAGCGGATTCCCAAGAAG ACACAGAAGTCTTTGCAAGAAACGACTCAGTCCTTCAAGCTTACCAACCAGGATCTGCTGAGGAAGGGCATCGACAGCAACCAGGATGCCATCGCCTGCGACACAGCCTGCACG AGTCTGTTGCAGCAGGCACGAGGCTTCCGGCTGCCCTGGGCACGGCTTCTCATGTTGGTGCTGGTCTTTGCCGTAGGTTTCCTGTGCCATGACTTGCGGTCACACAGTTCTTTCCAGG CCTCCCTCTCTGGCCGGTTGCTTCAGTCATCTGGTTTCTTGCCCGCTGGCCAGCAAGCATGTACCAAGATCTACTCCTACAGCCTGCAGGGCTACAG CTGGTTGCAGGAGAGCTTGCCGGCCTGGGGTTCCCACCTGCTGACCACGGCGAGGCCCAGCCTGCAGCTGGCCTGGGCCCACACCAATGCCACGGTCCGCTTCCTTTCTGCCCACTGTGCCTCCCACCTTGCCTGGCTCGGTGACAGCCTCACCAGCCTCTCCCAGAGG ATCCAGCTCCCTGATGCCCTGAACCAGCTGCTCCATTCTCTGAGGGAGCTGCTCCTGTTTCTTTACCAGAACGTCCTACTTCCCATGTGGCACCTGCTGCTTGAGGCCCTGGCCCGCGCCCAGGAGCACTGCCACGAGGCATGCAG AGGTGAGGTGACCTGGGACTGCGTGAAGACACAGCTCAGCAAGGCTGCCCACTGGACCTGGCTCTGCCTACAGGACGTCACAGTGGCTTTCTTGGACTGGGCACTTGCCATGATATCCCAGCAGTAg
- the TMEM214 gene encoding transmembrane protein 214 isoform X1, translated as MAAKTAGGGRWEVVKKGRRPGAGGSGKGGGGDRRALGEANGVWKYDLTPPIQTTSTLYERGFEKIMKRQNKEQVPPPAVEPKKPATKKQTKKGATVTNQNQKQGRFRSLEEALKALDVAALQKELDKSQSVFSENPSVWLKDLASYLNYKLQTPTSEPTLSQHTHDYPYSLVSRELRGIIRGLLAKAAGSLELFFDHCLFTMLQELDKTPGESLHGYRICIQAILQDKPKIATTNLGKFLELLRSHQSRPAKCLTIMWALGQAGFANLTEGLKVWLRIMMPVLGIRSLSPFAIAYLDRLLLMHPNLTKGFGMIGPKDFFPLLDFAYMPNNSLTPSLQEQLCRLYPRLKVLAFGAKPESTLHTYFPSFLSRATPGCPPEMKKELLSSLTECLTVDPLSTSVWRQLYPKHLPQSRQVVVVGWGGTCSDPHRKALPRASQHVPKSRRGVFLTVQVPRELPWASRKLLLCGWGVDSRPEGAGPSRRAGGWDRPSGPPDGKGLCFPHSLLLEHLLKSWERIPKKTQKSLQETTQSFKLTNQDLLRKGIDSNQDAIACDTACTSLLQQARGFRLPWARLLMLVLVFAVGFLCHDLRSHSSFQASLSGRLLQSSGFLPAGQQACTKIYSYSLQGYSWLQESLPAWGSHLLTTARPSLQLAWAHTNATVRFLSAHCASHLAWLGDSLTSLSQRIQLPDALNQLLHSLRELLLFLYQNVLLPMWHLLLEALARAQEHCHEACRGEVTWDCVKTQLSKAAHWTWLCLQDVTVAFLDWALAMISQQ; from the exons ATGGCGGCCAAGACGGCGGGTGGGGGGCGCTGGGAGGTGGTGAAGAAGGGGCGGCGGCCTGGGGCCGGCGGCAGTGGTAAAGGCGGCGGAGGGGACCGCCGGGCGCTCGGGGAGGCGAACGGAGTGTGGAAGTACGACCTGACCC CTCCAATCCAGACGACAAGCACCCTGTATGAGCGGGGCTTTGAGAAAATCATGAAACGGCAGAATAAGGAGCAGGTTCCACCCCCTGCTGTGGAGCCTAAGAAACCGGCCACCAAGAAGCAGACTAAGAAGGGAGCAACCGTCACCAACCAGAACCAGAAGCAGGGCCGCTTTCGCAGCCTGGAGGAGGCGCTGAAAGCT CTGGATGTGGCAGCTCTGCAGAAGGAACTGGACAAGAGCCAGAGCGTGTTCTCTGAGAACCCGTCCGTGTGGTTGAAGGACCTGGCCAGCTATCTCAACTACAAGCTCCAAACGCCCACAAGTGAACCTACCCTAAGCCAGCATACTCACG ATTATCCCTACAGCCTGGTGAGCCGGGAGCTGCGTGGGATCATCCGAGGGCTACTGGCGAAGGCAGCGGGGTCCCTGGAGCTCTTTTTCGATCACTGTCTGTTCACCATGCTGCAAGAGCTGGATAAGACGCCAG GTGAGTCACTGCATGGTTACCGCATCTGTATCCAGGCCATTTTGCAAGACAAGCCTAAGATTGCCACCACGAATCTGGGCaag TTCCTGGAACTGCTAAGGTCCCACCAGAGCCGACCAGCCAAGTGTCTGACCATCATGTGGGCCCTGGGTCAAGCAGGTTTCGCCAACCTCACCGAAGGACTGAAAG TGTGGCTGCGGATCATGATGCCTGTGCTGGGCATCAGGTCCCTGTCTCCCTTCGCCATCGCCTACCTGGATCGCCTGCTCCT GATGCACCCCAACCTCACCAAGGGCTTTGGTATGATTGGCCCCAAGGACTTCTTCCCGCTTCTGGACTTTGCCTATATGCCCAACAACTCCCTGACTCCCAG cctgcaggagcagctctgtCGGCTCTACCCACGACTGAAGGTGCTGGCATTTGGGGCAAAGCCGGAATCCACCCTGCATACCTActtcccctccttcctgtccAGAGCCACCCCTGGCTGCCCTCCGGAGATGAAGAAAGAG CTCCTGAGCAGCCTGACCGAGTGCCTGACGGTGGACCCCCTCAGCACCAGCGTCTGGAGGCAGCTGTACCCCAAGCACCTGCCACAGTCCaggcaggtggtggtggtgggatggGGGGGTACCTGCTCTGATCCACACAGAAAAGCCTTACCTCGTGCTTCCCAGCATGTCCCTAAAAGCAGAAGGGGAGTGTTCCTCACTGTTCAGGTTCCGCGGGAGTTGCCGTGGGCCTCTAGGAAGCTGCTTCTCTGCGGGTGGGGCGTGGACTCTCGGCCCGAAGGAGCGGGGCCCTCACGGAGGGCAGGAGGATGGGACAGGCCGAGCGGGCCCCCTGATGGAAAGGGCTTGTGCTTTCCCCACAGCCTGCTGCTCGAGCACTTGCTCAAGTCCTGGGAGCGGATTCCCAAGAAG ACACAGAAGTCTTTGCAAGAAACGACTCAGTCCTTCAAGCTTACCAACCAGGATCTGCTGAGGAAGGGCATCGACAGCAACCAGGATGCCATCGCCTGCGACACAGCCTGCACG AGTCTGTTGCAGCAGGCACGAGGCTTCCGGCTGCCCTGGGCACGGCTTCTCATGTTGGTGCTGGTCTTTGCCGTAGGTTTCCTGTGCCATGACTTGCGGTCACACAGTTCTTTCCAGG CCTCCCTCTCTGGCCGGTTGCTTCAGTCATCTGGTTTCTTGCCCGCTGGCCAGCAAGCATGTACCAAGATCTACTCCTACAGCCTGCAGGGCTACAG CTGGTTGCAGGAGAGCTTGCCGGCCTGGGGTTCCCACCTGCTGACCACGGCGAGGCCCAGCCTGCAGCTGGCCTGGGCCCACACCAATGCCACGGTCCGCTTCCTTTCTGCCCACTGTGCCTCCCACCTTGCCTGGCTCGGTGACAGCCTCACCAGCCTCTCCCAGAGG ATCCAGCTCCCTGATGCCCTGAACCAGCTGCTCCATTCTCTGAGGGAGCTGCTCCTGTTTCTTTACCAGAACGTCCTACTTCCCATGTGGCACCTGCTGCTTGAGGCCCTGGCCCGCGCCCAGGAGCACTGCCACGAGGCATGCAG AGGTGAGGTGACCTGGGACTGCGTGAAGACACAGCTCAGCAAGGCTGCCCACTGGACCTGGCTCTGCCTACAGGACGTCACAGTGGCTTTCTTGGACTGGGCACTTGCCATGATATCCCAGCAGTAg